A single window of Oerskovia paurometabola DNA harbors:
- a CDS encoding RNA-binding S4 domain-containing protein, translating to MTTTPTVEITDDVIRLGQFLKLASLVDSGAHARDLISEGEVQVNGEVDTRRGRQLRKGDVVTVDVPTGQIGAIVG from the coding sequence ATGACCACGACACCCACGGTGGAGATCACCGACGACGTCATCCGCCTCGGCCAGTTCCTCAAGCTCGCGAGCCTCGTCGACTCCGGCGCCCACGCCCGCGACCTCATCTCGGAGGGAGAGGTCCAGGTCAACGGCGAGGTCGACACGCGCCGCGGCCGCCAGCTACGCAAGGGCGACGTCGTCACGGTCGACGTACCGACCGGCCAGATCGGCGCGATCGTCGGCTAG
- a CDS encoding pyridoxamine 5'-phosphate oxidase family protein, with amino-acid sequence MIHLTPEQRVFVTERHLATLTTLREDGSPHVVPVGFTWDPETGVVRITTNDTSVKALNAERLTPEGAHPRAAVCQVEGGRWITLEGTISVSRDPDEVAEAVRRYTRRYKEPRVNPRRVVLRIVADKVMSSSYMAF; translated from the coding sequence GTGATCCACCTGACCCCCGAGCAGCGCGTCTTCGTGACCGAGCGCCACCTGGCGACCCTGACCACCCTGCGGGAGGACGGCAGCCCGCACGTCGTGCCCGTGGGCTTCACCTGGGACCCCGAGACCGGGGTCGTGCGGATCACCACGAACGACACGTCGGTCAAGGCGCTCAACGCCGAGCGCCTCACGCCCGAGGGGGCTCACCCCCGGGCGGCCGTCTGCCAGGTCGAGGGCGGGCGGTGGATCACCCTCGAGGGCACCATCTCGGTCTCGCGCGACCCCGACGAGGTCGCCGAGGCCGTGCGCCGGTACACGCGGCGCTACAAGGAGCCGCGCGTCAACCCGCGCCGCGTGGTCCTGCGGATCGTCGCGGACAAGGTCATGAGCTCGAGCTACATGGCCTTCTGA
- a CDS encoding Rieske (2Fe-2S) protein translates to MRTSTTQVTSAQPMPHGQAVAPVQEPAHSHDLLTRRSLLVSAGTGAGALVLAACSGGGGGSSATGTTGEGGGTSGTAAAPSGTVVTATGDVPVGGAVSVQVDGAPYLVTQPEEGTFEAFSAICTHQGCTVAPGDGELDCPCHGSRFDLSTGDVLAGPAPSPLPRLAVTVSGTDVVTT, encoded by the coding sequence ATGAGGACCTCGACCACGCAGGTGACCTCGGCGCAGCCGATGCCCCACGGACAGGCGGTGGCGCCCGTGCAGGAGCCTGCGCACTCGCACGACCTCCTCACCCGACGCTCGCTCCTCGTGTCCGCAGGTACGGGCGCGGGGGCGTTGGTCCTCGCTGCCTGCTCGGGCGGCGGTGGCGGGAGCAGTGCCACCGGGACCACGGGCGAGGGCGGGGGGACGAGCGGGACTGCCGCGGCGCCGTCGGGCACCGTGGTCACCGCCACGGGCGACGTGCCCGTGGGCGGCGCGGTGTCCGTCCAGGTCGACGGCGCGCCCTACCTCGTGACCCAGCCCGAGGAGGGGACGTTCGAGGCCTTCAGTGCGATCTGCACGCACCAGGGCTGCACGGTCGCGCCGGGCGACGGCGAGCTCGACTGCCCGTGCCACGGGTCCCGCTTCGACCTGAGCACGGGCGACGTGCTCGCCGGCCCGGCGCCCTCGCCGCTCCCACGGCTCGCCGTCACGGTCAGCGGGACGGACGTCGTCACGACCTGA
- the hisD gene encoding histidinol dehydrogenase, producing MINRIDLRGRSLSPRELTEILPRPEIGVEDAAEKVAPILHDVRLHGASALRDLSERFDGVRPVHLRVPAERMAQALETLDPLVRDGLEEAIRRVRTVHAAQRPQPFSVDLAPGAQVRQRWIPVRRVGLYVPGGIAVYPSSVIMSVVAAQEAGVRELAVASPPQRENDGLPHPTILAACALLGVEEVYAVGGAQAIGMFAYGAAGSEPQDGDYLCEPVDVITGPGNIYVAAAKRLVRGVVGIDSEAGPTEIAILADGGADPTHVALDLISQGEHTPDAAAVLVTPSVELAAAVDARLVDLVPETKHAARVAQALSGPQSAIIVVDDLEQGLDVVDSYGAEHLEVQTADAAAVAERVQSAGAIFVGPYSPVPLGDYMAGSNHVLPTGGCAHYSSGLGVHSFLRAVQVVEYSADALQELADRIVAVANDEDLPAHGEAIRARFQ from the coding sequence GTGATCAATCGCATCGACCTGCGTGGTCGTTCCCTGTCTCCCCGTGAGCTCACGGAGATCCTGCCTCGTCCGGAGATCGGCGTCGAGGACGCCGCGGAGAAGGTCGCCCCGATCCTGCATGACGTCCGCCTGCACGGTGCCTCGGCGCTGCGGGACCTCTCGGAGCGGTTCGACGGCGTGCGACCGGTCCACCTGCGGGTCCCGGCGGAGCGCATGGCCCAGGCCCTCGAGACGCTCGACCCGCTCGTGCGCGACGGTCTCGAGGAGGCGATCCGCCGCGTCCGCACGGTGCACGCCGCCCAGCGCCCCCAGCCGTTCTCGGTCGACCTGGCGCCGGGAGCCCAGGTCCGCCAGCGCTGGATCCCGGTGCGTCGCGTCGGGCTCTACGTGCCCGGTGGGATCGCCGTCTACCCGTCGTCGGTCATCATGAGCGTCGTCGCGGCGCAGGAGGCCGGCGTGCGCGAGCTCGCGGTGGCCTCTCCGCCGCAGCGCGAGAACGACGGCCTGCCGCACCCCACGATCCTCGCGGCGTGCGCGCTGCTGGGCGTCGAGGAGGTGTACGCCGTCGGCGGGGCCCAGGCGATCGGGATGTTCGCGTACGGCGCCGCGGGCAGCGAGCCGCAGGACGGCGACTACCTGTGCGAGCCCGTCGACGTCATCACGGGTCCGGGGAACATCTACGTCGCGGCCGCCAAGCGGCTCGTGCGCGGTGTCGTCGGGATCGACTCCGAGGCAGGTCCCACCGAGATCGCGATCCTCGCGGACGGCGGCGCGGACCCCACGCACGTCGCGCTCGACCTCATCAGCCAGGGCGAGCACACGCCTGACGCCGCGGCCGTGCTCGTGACACCGTCGGTCGAGCTGGCAGCGGCCGTCGATGCCCGCCTCGTGGACCTCGTCCCCGAGACCAAGCACGCGGCGCGCGTGGCGCAGGCGCTGTCCGGGCCGCAGTCCGCGATCATCGTGGTCGACGACCTGGAGCAGGGTCTCGACGTCGTCGACTCGTACGGCGCCGAGCACCTCGAGGTCCAGACGGCCGACGCCGCCGCCGTGGCCGAGCGGGTGCAGAGCGCGGGCGCGATCTTCGTCGGCCCGTACTCGCCCGTCCCGCTGGGCGACTACATGGCGGGCTCCAACCACGTCCTGCCGACCGGTGGCTGCGCGCACTACTCCAGCGGGCTCGGGGTGCACAGCTTCCTGCGCGCGGTCCAGGTCGTCGAGTACTCGGCCGACGCGCTCCAGGAGCTGGCGGACCGCATCGTGGCCGTGGCCAACGACGAGGACCTGCCCGCGCACGGCGAGGCGATCAGGGCGCGCTTCCAGTAG
- a CDS encoding NUDIX domain-containing protein, translated as MTGTEGPGPGGGYLPAPDGSPGRFQVIPAAYVLLRRGDEVLLQLRRNTGYMDGHWAAAAAGHVEEGESVLAAARREAREELGIDVATADLEPLTVMHRTRPGGGPIEQRVDFFFASRTWAGEPVVVERDKAADLRWFALSALPTPVVPHEAAVLTALAQGTVPPVTTYGFGPGQDT; from the coding sequence GTGACCGGAACCGAGGGCCCAGGGCCCGGGGGCGGGTACCTCCCGGCGCCGGACGGCTCCCCGGGGCGCTTCCAGGTGATCCCGGCTGCCTACGTGCTGCTGCGTCGCGGCGACGAGGTCCTGCTCCAGCTCCGGCGGAACACCGGGTACATGGACGGCCACTGGGCCGCGGCCGCGGCCGGTCACGTCGAGGAGGGCGAGAGCGTGCTGGCCGCCGCGCGGCGGGAGGCGCGCGAGGAGCTGGGGATCGACGTCGCGACGGCGGACCTCGAACCGCTCACCGTGATGCACCGCACGCGTCCCGGCGGTGGGCCGATCGAGCAACGGGTCGACTTCTTCTTCGCGAGCCGCACATGGGCCGGCGAGCCGGTCGTCGTCGAGCGGGACAAGGCCGCCGACCTGCGCTGGTTCGCGCTCTCCGCCCTGCCCACCCCCGTCGTGCCGCACGAGGCCGCGGTGCTCACCGCGCTCGCACAGGGCACCGTCCCGCCCGTCACGACCTACGGCTTCGGGCCCGGCCAGGACACGTAG
- the dnaE gene encoding DNA polymerase III subunit alpha — translation MPSAVAPGSTQKSDDFVHLHVHTEYSMLDGAARLGDLFEETARLGQKAIATTDHGYIFGAFDFWSKATQAGIKPIIGVEAYVTPGTSRFDQTRVRFGEKGQESDDVSARGAYTHLTMWARNNEGLHNLFRASSLASLDGQMGKWPRMDRDLLERYGKGMIASSGCPSGEIQTKLRLGQWDAAVQAAGELQDVFGKENFYVELMDHGLDIERRVIKDLLRLSETIGAPLVATNDLHYVKKEDSHSQEALLCINSGSTLADPDRFKFDGDGYYVKSAAEMRHIWKELPEACDNTLLIAEQCEVSFDTSANYMPNYPCPPGEDETSWFIKEVEKGLHYRYPDGISDAVRKQAEYETQVIVQMGFPGYFLVVADFINWAKDNGIRVGPGRGSGAGSMAAYAMRITDLDPLQHGLIFERFLNPDRVSMPDFDVDFDERRRGEVIRYVTEKYGEDRVAQIVTYGTIKAKQALKDSSRLLGFPFAMGEKLTKAMPPAIMGKDISLTGIFNPDDKRYNEADEFRQIHSADPDAQRVVELAKGIEGLKRQWGVHAAGVIMSSEPLIDIIPIMRRLQDGAVITQFDYPTCEGLGLIKMDFLGLRNLTILDDALENIVMNGKDPVELEALTLDDPKTYELLGRGDTLGVFQLDGGGMRTLLKLMRPDNFEDISAVGALYRPGPMGANSHTNYALRKNGMQEVTPIHPELEEALEDILGTTYGLIVYQEQVMAIAQKVAGYSLGQADILRRAMGKKKKSELDKQFEGFSNGMKERGFSMAAVKTLWDILLPFSDYAFNKAHSAAYGVVSYWTAYLKANYPTEYMAALLTSVRDDKDKSALYLNECRRMGITVLPPDVNSSSANFTAVGKDIRFGLTAVRNVGANVVDAIVATREEKGTFGSFTDFLDKVPAVVCNKRTIESLIKAGAFDSLDHARRALLVVHEQAVDSVISVKREEAKGQFDLFADLGAEDPAMSFSVDVPDIPDWDKKQRLAFEREMLGLYVSDHPLSGLEHVLTRAADTSIAALMADEARPDGSTVVIAGLITSLQRKMSKNGNPWAAVTIEDLEGGVEVMFFGETYLAYSTILAEDQVVVLRGRVRRRDETMQLQAMEVSLPDISTVAETPVLVSLPESRCTQPVVERLREILSTHPGVTEVHLKLTSPGRTKVMRLEDTLRVEKSPALYGDLKALLGPTCLTV, via the coding sequence ATGCCGTCTGCCGTCGCCCCCGGAAGCACCCAGAAGTCCGACGACTTCGTCCACCTGCACGTCCACACCGAGTACTCGATGCTGGACGGCGCCGCGCGGCTCGGAGACCTCTTCGAGGAGACCGCGCGCCTGGGGCAGAAGGCCATCGCGACCACGGACCACGGCTACATCTTCGGGGCGTTCGACTTCTGGTCCAAGGCGACCCAGGCGGGCATCAAGCCCATCATCGGCGTCGAGGCGTACGTCACGCCCGGCACGAGCCGCTTCGACCAGACGCGCGTGCGCTTCGGCGAGAAGGGCCAGGAGTCCGACGACGTCTCGGCCCGTGGCGCGTACACGCACCTGACGATGTGGGCCCGCAACAACGAGGGCTTGCACAACCTCTTCCGCGCGAGCTCGCTCGCCTCGCTCGACGGCCAGATGGGCAAGTGGCCCCGCATGGACCGCGACCTGCTCGAGCGCTACGGCAAGGGCATGATCGCGTCCTCGGGCTGCCCCTCGGGCGAGATCCAGACCAAGCTGCGGCTCGGCCAGTGGGACGCGGCCGTGCAGGCCGCCGGCGAGCTCCAGGACGTGTTCGGCAAGGAGAACTTCTACGTCGAGCTCATGGACCACGGGCTCGACATCGAACGACGTGTCATCAAGGACCTGCTGCGGCTCTCCGAGACGATCGGGGCACCGCTCGTCGCGACCAACGACCTGCACTACGTGAAGAAGGAGGACAGCCACTCCCAGGAGGCGCTGCTGTGCATCAACTCCGGCTCCACGCTCGCCGACCCGGACCGCTTCAAGTTCGACGGCGACGGGTACTACGTGAAGTCGGCAGCCGAGATGCGGCACATCTGGAAGGAGCTGCCCGAGGCCTGCGACAACACCCTGCTCATCGCCGAGCAGTGCGAGGTCAGCTTCGACACGTCCGCGAACTACATGCCCAACTACCCCTGCCCCCCGGGCGAGGACGAGACCTCCTGGTTCATCAAGGAGGTCGAGAAGGGCCTGCACTACCGCTACCCGGACGGCATCTCGGACGCCGTGCGCAAGCAGGCCGAGTACGAGACCCAGGTCATCGTGCAGATGGGCTTCCCGGGCTACTTCCTCGTCGTCGCCGACTTCATCAACTGGGCCAAGGACAACGGCATCCGCGTGGGGCCGGGGCGTGGCTCGGGTGCGGGCTCCATGGCCGCGTACGCGATGCGCATCACGGACCTCGACCCGCTCCAGCACGGCCTGATCTTCGAGCGGTTCCTCAACCCCGACCGTGTGTCCATGCCCGACTTCGACGTCGACTTCGACGAGCGTCGTCGTGGTGAGGTCATCCGCTACGTGACGGAGAAGTACGGCGAGGACCGCGTCGCCCAGATCGTCACGTACGGCACCATCAAGGCCAAGCAGGCCCTCAAGGACTCCTCGCGTCTCCTGGGCTTCCCCTTCGCGATGGGGGAGAAGCTCACCAAGGCCATGCCGCCCGCGATCATGGGCAAGGACATCTCGCTCACGGGGATCTTCAACCCCGACGACAAGCGGTACAACGAGGCCGACGAGTTCCGCCAGATCCACTCGGCGGACCCCGACGCGCAGCGCGTCGTCGAGCTCGCCAAGGGCATCGAGGGACTGAAGCGCCAGTGGGGCGTGCACGCGGCCGGCGTCATCATGTCGAGCGAGCCGCTCATCGACATCATCCCGATCATGCGCCGCCTGCAGGACGGCGCGGTCATCACGCAGTTCGACTACCCCACCTGTGAGGGCCTCGGCCTGATCAAGATGGACTTCCTGGGGTTGCGCAACCTCACGATCCTCGACGACGCGCTCGAGAACATCGTGATGAACGGCAAGGACCCGGTCGAGCTCGAGGCGCTCACGCTCGACGACCCCAAGACGTACGAGCTCCTGGGGCGCGGCGACACCCTGGGCGTGTTCCAGCTCGACGGCGGCGGCATGCGGACGCTGCTCAAGCTCATGCGCCCCGACAACTTCGAGGACATCTCGGCCGTGGGCGCTCTCTACCGCCCGGGCCCCATGGGAGCCAACTCCCACACCAACTACGCGCTGCGCAAGAACGGGATGCAGGAGGTCACTCCGATCCACCCCGAGCTCGAGGAAGCCCTCGAGGACATCCTGGGGACCACCTACGGCCTGATCGTGTACCAGGAGCAGGTCATGGCCATCGCGCAGAAGGTCGCCGGGTACTCGCTCGGCCAGGCCGACATCCTGCGCCGTGCCATGGGCAAGAAGAAGAAGTCCGAGCTGGACAAGCAGTTCGAGGGCTTCTCGAACGGCATGAAGGAGCGCGGCTTCTCCATGGCCGCGGTCAAGACGCTGTGGGACATCCTGCTGCCGTTCTCGGACTACGCGTTCAACAAGGCGCACTCCGCGGCGTACGGTGTCGTCTCCTACTGGACCGCCTACCTCAAGGCCAACTACCCGACCGAGTACATGGCCGCGCTGCTCACGAGCGTGCGCGACGACAAGGACAAGTCGGCCCTCTACCTCAACGAGTGCCGCCGCATGGGGATCACGGTCCTGCCGCCGGACGTGAACTCGTCGTCGGCCAACTTCACCGCCGTCGGGAAGGACATCCGCTTCGGCCTGACCGCGGTCCGCAACGTCGGCGCCAACGTGGTGGACGCGATCGTCGCGACCCGCGAGGAGAAGGGGACCTTCGGGTCCTTCACCGACTTCCTCGACAAGGTCCCCGCCGTGGTGTGCAACAAGCGGACCATCGAGTCGCTCATCAAGGCGGGGGCGTTCGACTCGCTCGACCACGCGCGGCGCGCGCTGCTCGTGGTGCACGAGCAGGCGGTGGACTCGGTCATCAGCGTCAAGCGCGAGGAGGCCAAGGGGCAGTTCGACCTCTTCGCCGACCTGGGCGCCGAGGATCCCGCCATGTCGTTCAGTGTCGACGTGCCCGACATCCCCGACTGGGACAAGAAGCAGCGCCTCGCGTTCGAGCGCGAGATGCTCGGCCTGTACGTGTCCGACCACCCGCTGTCGGGGCTCGAGCACGTCCTGACACGCGCGGCCGACACGTCGATCGCCGCGCTCATGGCGGACGAGGCACGCCCCGACGGCTCGACGGTCGTCATCGCCGGCCTCATCACCTCGCTCCAGCGCAAGATGAGCAAGAACGGCAACCCCTGGGCCGCGGTCACGATCGAGGACCTCGAGGGCGGGGTCGAGGTCATGTTCTTCGGCGAGACGTACCTCGCGTACTCGACGATCCTCGCCGAGGACCAGGTCGTGGTCCTGAGGGGTCGCGTGCGACGCCGTGACGAGACCATGCAGCTCCAGGCCATGGAGGTCTCGCTCCCGGACATCTCGACGGTCGCCGAGACGCCGGTGCTGGTGAGCCTGCCCGAGTCGCGCTGCACCCAGCCCGTGGTCGAGCGGCTGCGCGAGATCCTCTCGACGCACCCGGGGGTGACCGAGGTCCACCTCAAGCTCACGAGCCCTGGCCGGACCAAGGTCATGCGGCTCGAGGACACCCTGCGCGTCGAGAAGAGCCCTGCGCTGTACGGGGACCTCAAGGCGCTGCTCGGGCCGACGTGCCTCACGGTGTGA
- the adhP gene encoding alcohol dehydrogenase AdhP, which yields MSTMKAAVVHTFAAPLTIDDVEVPTPGPLEALVKVDYTGVCHTDLHAAHGDWPVKPSPPFVPGHEGVGTVVAVGDQVTRVKVGDKVGNAWLWSACGECEYCETGWETLCPNQKNGGYSVDGSFGQYMLVDSRYAPIIPDGVDDSAVGPILCAGVTVYKGLKQTDTQPGEWVLVSGIGGLGHIAVQYAVAMGRRVAAVDVDDDKLALARKHGAEVTVNAATSADAAAEIQEKTGGGVHGALVTAVNAHAFPQAVGALRRGGTVSLVGLPPEKFPLDIFTTVLFGLTVRGSIVGTRKDMAEALDFFARGKVTPTYTVRPLSDVNDIFSEMEQGKIDGRVVMDMRS from the coding sequence ATGAGCACCATGAAGGCAGCCGTCGTCCACACGTTCGCCGCACCCCTGACGATCGACGACGTCGAGGTCCCCACCCCCGGACCCCTCGAAGCGCTCGTCAAGGTCGACTACACCGGCGTGTGTCACACCGACCTGCACGCCGCCCACGGCGACTGGCCGGTCAAGCCGTCCCCGCCGTTCGTCCCCGGCCACGAGGGCGTCGGCACGGTCGTGGCCGTCGGCGACCAGGTCACACGTGTGAAGGTCGGCGACAAGGTCGGCAACGCCTGGCTCTGGAGCGCGTGCGGCGAGTGCGAGTACTGCGAGACCGGCTGGGAGACCCTCTGCCCGAACCAGAAGAACGGCGGCTACTCGGTCGACGGCTCGTTCGGTCAGTACATGCTCGTGGACTCCCGCTACGCCCCGATCATCCCCGACGGCGTCGACGACTCCGCAGTGGGCCCCATCCTGTGCGCGGGCGTCACGGTCTACAAGGGCCTCAAGCAGACCGACACCCAGCCCGGCGAGTGGGTCCTGGTCTCCGGCATCGGCGGCCTGGGCCACATCGCCGTCCAGTACGCGGTCGCGATGGGCCGCCGCGTCGCCGCGGTCGACGTCGACGACGACAAGCTCGCCCTGGCCCGCAAGCACGGCGCCGAGGTCACGGTCAACGCCGCCACGTCGGCCGACGCCGCGGCCGAGATCCAGGAGAAGACCGGGGGCGGCGTGCACGGGGCGCTCGTGACGGCTGTCAACGCGCACGCGTTCCCCCAGGCCGTCGGAGCGCTGCGCCGCGGCGGCACCGTGTCCCTCGTGGGGCTGCCCCCGGAGAAGTTCCCGCTCGACATCTTCACGACCGTGCTGTTCGGTCTCACGGTCCGCGGCTCGATCGTCGGGACCCGCAAGGACATGGCCGAGGCCCTGGACTTCTTCGCCCGCGGCAAGGTCACCCCGACCTACACCGTCCGGCCGCTGAGCGACGTCAACGACATCTTCAGCGAGATGGAGCAGGGCAAGATCGACGGGCGCGTCGTCATGGACATGCGCTCCTGA
- a CDS encoding DEAD/DEAH box helicase, which yields MLRGLLEGKDLREEAEAALRKLVGRDDAALRDDQWLAIEALVAFRRRALVVQRTGWGKSAVYFVATSLLRSRGAGPTVIVSPLLALMRDQISAAARAGIRAVTINSSNMTEWDEVHAAIAAGEVDVLLCSPERLNNPGFRDEVLPRLAADAGLVVIDEAHCISDWGHDFRPDYRRIRTLLADLPPGIPVLATTATANERVTADVAEQLGVTGASVGAGAPGAVAGAPGAPREDVLVLRGGLDRESLHLAVLNLPDQPSRIAWLAETLQDVDGSGIVYCLTVSAAEQVASQLRATGLAVAAYTGQTDTTEREQLEADLKENRVKALIATSALGMGFDKPDLAFVVHLGAPSSPIAYYQQVGRAGRGVDSAVVVLLPGEEDRRIWEYFGSLAFPAERQVRETLAALEAGGGTQSVAALETQVDLKRSRLETMLKVLDVDGAVRRVKGGWVSTGQPWVYDADRYARVEQTRLAEQRSMIDYEATTGCRMAFLRATLDDPELEPGWRCGRCDRCGGVDLPAAPDAEAVSAARADMDRPGVEVVARRQWPTGLDRLGLDLKGRLSPEELASPGRAIARLDGLGWSGPLRELFAPGVPDGETPVALRRAAARVLDEWDALYAAPSGDGLDAAGAADAASAADGASDEPAPARRLLLDGVVSVRSATRPHLVQHLAGGLARYLDRPLVGSVGPVPGREQPGRHDVNSAMRLAGVVERLRLELSGPALAGLAGRRILLVDDYTDSGWTLTVAARLLRQAGAAAVYPFVLGVR from the coding sequence ATGCTGCGCGGGCTCCTCGAGGGCAAGGACCTGCGCGAGGAGGCCGAGGCCGCGCTCCGCAAGCTCGTGGGCCGCGACGACGCCGCGCTGCGCGACGACCAGTGGCTCGCGATCGAGGCCCTGGTCGCGTTCCGCCGTCGGGCGCTCGTGGTCCAGCGCACCGGCTGGGGAAAGTCCGCGGTCTACTTCGTCGCGACCTCGCTGCTGCGCTCGCGCGGCGCGGGTCCCACGGTCATCGTCTCGCCGCTGCTCGCCCTGATGCGCGACCAGATCTCGGCCGCGGCCCGCGCCGGGATCCGTGCCGTGACCATCAACTCCTCGAACATGACCGAGTGGGACGAGGTGCACGCCGCGATCGCCGCGGGCGAGGTCGACGTGCTGCTCTGCTCGCCCGAGCGGCTCAACAACCCCGGCTTCCGCGACGAGGTGCTCCCCCGGCTCGCGGCCGACGCGGGCCTCGTCGTGATCGACGAGGCGCACTGCATCTCCGACTGGGGCCACGACTTCCGGCCCGACTACCGCCGCATCCGCACCCTGCTCGCGGACCTGCCCCCGGGCATCCCCGTGCTGGCGACGACCGCGACCGCGAACGAGCGCGTGACCGCCGACGTCGCGGAGCAGCTCGGGGTCACGGGGGCGTCGGTCGGGGCGGGAGCCCCGGGCGCCGTCGCCGGTGCGCCCGGAGCCCCGCGCGAGGACGTGCTCGTGCTGCGCGGCGGCCTCGACCGCGAGTCGCTGCACCTGGCCGTGCTGAACCTGCCCGACCAGCCGAGCCGCATCGCGTGGCTCGCCGAGACGCTCCAGGACGTCGACGGCTCGGGGATCGTCTACTGCCTGACGGTCTCGGCCGCCGAGCAGGTCGCGAGCCAGCTCCGCGCGACGGGGCTGGCCGTGGCCGCGTACACGGGCCAGACGGACACGACCGAGCGCGAGCAGCTCGAGGCCGACCTCAAGGAGAACCGGGTCAAGGCGCTCATCGCGACCTCGGCGCTCGGCATGGGCTTCGACAAGCCGGACCTCGCGTTCGTCGTGCACCTCGGGGCACCCTCGTCGCCCATCGCGTACTACCAGCAGGTCGGTCGTGCGGGGCGTGGCGTCGACAGCGCGGTCGTCGTGCTCCTGCCCGGCGAGGAGGACCGGCGCATCTGGGAGTACTTCGGCTCGCTCGCCTTCCCCGCCGAGCGACAGGTCCGCGAGACGCTCGCGGCCCTCGAGGCCGGGGGCGGCACGCAGTCGGTCGCGGCCCTCGAGACGCAGGTCGACCTCAAGCGCTCACGCCTCGAGACCATGCTCAAGGTGCTCGACGTCGACGGCGCGGTGCGCCGGGTCAAGGGCGGCTGGGTCTCGACCGGGCAGCCGTGGGTCTACGACGCCGACCGGTACGCGCGCGTCGAGCAGACCCGGCTCGCCGAGCAGCGGTCCATGATCGACTACGAGGCCACGACCGGCTGCCGCATGGCCTTCCTGCGCGCGACGCTCGACGACCCCGAGCTCGAGCCCGGCTGGCGGTGCGGACGGTGCGACCGGTGCGGCGGCGTCGACCTGCCCGCGGCCCCCGACGCCGAGGCCGTGTCCGCCGCGCGTGCAGACATGGACCGCCCGGGAGTCGAGGTCGTCGCGCGCCGCCAGTGGCCCACAGGCCTCGACCGGCTGGGGCTCGACCTCAAGGGCCGGCTGTCGCCCGAGGAGCTCGCGTCCCCGGGACGCGCCATCGCGCGCCTCGACGGGCTGGGCTGGTCGGGTCCGCTGCGTGAGCTCTTCGCGCCCGGCGTACCCGACGGCGAGACCCCCGTCGCGCTGCGCCGTGCGGCCGCGCGCGTGCTCGACGAGTGGGACGCGCTCTACGCCGCACCCAGCGGCGACGGCCTCGATGCCGCCGGGGCGGCCGACGCCGCGTCGGCGGCGGACGGGGCGAGCGACGAGCCGGCTCCCGCGCGCCGGCTCCTGCTCGACGGCGTCGTGTCGGTCCGGTCGGCCACGCGACCTCACCTCGTCCAGCACCTCGCGGGCGGGCTCGCGCGCTACCTCGACCGCCCGCTCGTCGGGTCTGTCGGTCCCGTGCCGGGCCGCGAGCAGCCCGGGCGCCACGACGTGAACTCGGCCATGCGCCTGGCGGGGGTCGTCGAACGCCTCCGGCTCGAGCTGTCCGGGCCCGCGCTGGCCGGTCTCGCGGGACGCCGGATCCTCCTGGTCGACGACTACACCGACTCGGGCTGGACCCTCACGGTCGCCGCCCGCCTGCTGCGCCAGGCAGGCGCTGCGGCGGTCTACCCGTTCGTGCTCGGGGTGCGATAG